The DNA segment ACCTCAGGTCAAGTAACGAAGAATTGACGACGGTCAATAGAGAATACATAGAAATGAACAGGAAGTTGGATCATGCCAATAAGGAAATTTATTTTTTAAGTGATCAGTTGAGAAAAGACAATTCCGATCTGTTGTCCGGCAAGACTGAAAATGAGAGCAATATCTCTGAGCTTACTTTGCAAAATAAAGAGCTTAATAGTCAGAATGATCAGCTAAAACATTTAAATGATACCATTTCCTTACTCAACGAAAAACTCACGACCAGTGAAATGAGTTTTCGTGACCTTATCACACAGTCGCCTGTTGCCATGATGCTTTTAAAGGGTGAAGACTACATGGTAACGATGGTTAATGTCGCTATGCTGGAGCTTTTGGGCAAAGATGTAACCATCATCGGGAAGCCTTTATTTAACGAATTTCCCGAGCTTAGAGGACAAAAAGCTGCGGATATGTTAGAAGATACTTACAAAAACGGCGTAAGGCATTCAGATGACGCGTCCCCTGTGATGATCAAAAAGGATGGTCAGCTGGAAGAAAGGTTTTTTAATTTCAGTTACACACCCTATGTTGAAAACGGAGTTATTACCGGGGTAATTGATATGGCTATTGATGTTACCTCACATGCTGAAGCTATAATCCGTTTGGAAGAAAATATCAGAGAAAAAGCAGAACTTGAAAATAGCCTAAGGGAGAGTGAACAACGATTGAGGTCGATATTGGAAACGATGGCAGAAGGTGTTGGTGTCATAGATGCATCAGGGCAGATGGTCTATGCCAATCCGATGGCTCAGCAGATTCTTGGTTTAAAGGAAACTGAGATCAAAACTCGTACTTATGATGATCCGCAATGGCAGAATCTGCGTATCGACGGAACACCTCTGCCATCTGAAGAACATCCCATGTCCATCATGATGAAGACACAGAAACCGCTCACTGATCATGAGATTGCCGTACAGCCTCCGAATGGTGATAGAATATACATTTCCATTAATGCGGCACCGATGTTTGATCAGAACGGTGTTCTTACCGGAGGGATAGGAACCTTTATGAATGTGACCGAAAGAAGGCTCATCGCACAAAGTAAAGATGATTTTATCAGCATCGCCAGTCACGAACTCAGAACACCGGTCACTGCACTGAAAGCATCATTACAGATGCTTCAAAAAAGGGGAATGAATTTGACCGAAGAAACTAAAGTAAGGCTTATAGATCAATCCGTAGTAAGCCTCAACAAGCTCACTATCCTGATGAACGATCTACTGGATACCAGCAGGCTTGAACAAGGACATCTGAAGATCGACAAGAAACCTTTTACACTGTCAGAATTGTTCGAGGAATGTTGCGCTAATTTTGCCCAGCAGACAGAAAGAAAAATCACTTTTGAAGGGGAGCTCCACGAAAAGATTGTTGCGGACAACCAGCAGATCGGACAGGTGATGGTCAACCTTATCAATAATGCCATTAAATATGCACCGGAGTCTGATATATTTATTAAGGCGGATCTGCTGGATGCTAAAGAGATGATAATCAGTGTTAGGGATAACGGTCCCGGAATCCCGAAAGAAAAGTTATCCAGACTCTTTGAAAGATACTACCGAACGGACTATCAGGGGCAAAAATTTTCAGGACTTGGCCTGGGACTTTTTATCTGTGCCGATATCATCAAGAATCACGGTGGTTCTATCGGTGTCGAAAGCGAGGTTGGACAAGGCTCAACTTTTTGGTTTACCCTGCCAGTGTAGTATTTAAAATCTATTTTAATATAGTTATGATGAAATAATTTGGAGAGCCAGCAGGTACTGATTGACTACTGCAATGGCTGTCCAAAGGTGATCAGATTGTTATCAGGATCCAGTATCGAAAACTCTTTTTGCCCCCAGTGCTTTTTTTTCAGATGGCCAGCAGGATGGATTTCAATATTATTTTTAAGAAAGGATTCATAAGTCGCATCGATTTCTGTACATCGGATGTAGATCTGCCCATAATTTTCAGATGGTATCAGCGCTGCAAATTCAAAAAAATGGATTTCCAAACCATCTTTCTTCAACATCAGGTATCCCTGGAAATCATTTTCAGAGACTTCAAATCCCAATTTGGCGTAGAATGTTCTGGTTATTTCTTTATTGCGCATCGGCAATTTTGGAATTACTGCTGTCATCATATTTTTTTCTTCAAAATTGATGATAATATATTAAACTCACACTTGATCGAAATCAAAAAGTAATATTAGCCCGCACTCTGCTCAGCGTTTCAGGTCTTATTTTCAGAAAAGAAGCGATCATGGATAGAGGGAACGTTTGTATCAGTTGTGGCTTTGTTTGCAATAGATGATTATATTTCTCAGCAGGACTCATATTTTCATTATAAAAATCCATTTTTAAATTGGGCGCATTGAGAAGTTTGTTAAATTGCAAAAACCTCTGCGAAACTGCAATAAGCTCATGGAGATCCTGAAGCTTAAGTTCACGAACTTCGGACTTTTCAAAAGCCTTTAAAGTTGCTTTTGCCGGTTGCTGCATCACCAGACTCTGAAGATTTATTGCCCATTCGCCTTCAACGTGCAGATCCGTAATAATTTCTTCTTCAACATACTCATTCCTGTAATACTGATAAAAAGAACCTTTGACAATGTAAAACAATGATGTTGAAATACTCCCGGATTCATCTAATATTTCATTCTTATCCAAATACCTCGTATAGAGTTGGTTATCCAAAAAATGCATTTCAGCATCAGAGAAATTTCCGAGTTGTTTCAGCATGATGAACTTTTTATTATTAGCAAATATAAGATGTGTCGGATGTATTTTGAATGTAATATATCAATAAATAGCATGGCTAAATAATAATATTGAAATTACTTTTCATCTGAGGTTTCCCGTCGAATGAGTTCACAGGGAGATTTTGACATTTTCGTAATTTTAGGATCTTTAGCAATAACTTTCTCCAAAAAATCCCGGTTCTGATCTCCCCAAATGTTCATCGCATCAATGATGGGCATTAAAGACCAGCCAATTTCGCTAAGTGAATATTCTACTTTAGGAGGTAACTGCGGATAGATTTTCTTTTCTATTATCCCGTGTTCTTCAAGTTCTTTCAGCTGTGCGCTCAGGACCCGGCGTGTTGCGTCAGGCAGTGTTCTTCCAATTTCACTTGGACGTTTTATATTCATAGAAATTGCATTAAGTATCGCAGGCTTCCATTTGCCGTTGAGTATTTCCCGGGTAAGATGCAGCCCGCAGTCAATGGTAAGAGGAATCTTTCTTTCGTACATAACAAAAATTTATACAAAAATACATCATATCAACCAATAAGTACATAGGGATAAATTTATCACCAGGGTCTTAATTTATCCATTATTGTTCTTTAGTTCGCATTACTCGAAATTTGTCAGTCATTAACATTAAATAGAAAAATGGAAAATACATTATCACCTCTTTTAGAGGAATATCAATTAGGAGATCTGAAATTAAAAAACAGAGTAGTAATGGCATCACTTACCCGCGGAAGGGCGACTAATCCGGAGCT comes from the Chryseobacterium nepalense genome and includes:
- a CDS encoding ATP-binding protein, which encodes MIHFFSALGTDAIFDILKQSSDPTAIYTGEDLRIQFANDAMLKIWNKDESIRGKKLEEVLPELNGASYSDILRDTWHSGKACEVRNIPITTEVNGKKITLYYDFKYKPVADKAGKIYCILHTASNVTERQQAWELLRNREAELNLANHDLSSLNHDLRSSNEELTTVNREYIEMNRKLDHANKEIYFLSDQLRKDNSDLLSGKTENESNISELTLQNKELNSQNDQLKHLNDTISLLNEKLTTSEMSFRDLITQSPVAMMLLKGEDYMVTMVNVAMLELLGKDVTIIGKPLFNEFPELRGQKAADMLEDTYKNGVRHSDDASPVMIKKDGQLEERFFNFSYTPYVENGVITGVIDMAIDVTSHAEAIIRLEENIREKAELENSLRESEQRLRSILETMAEGVGVIDASGQMVYANPMAQQILGLKETEIKTRTYDDPQWQNLRIDGTPLPSEEHPMSIMMKTQKPLTDHEIAVQPPNGDRIYISINAAPMFDQNGVLTGGIGTFMNVTERRLIAQSKDDFISIASHELRTPVTALKASLQMLQKRGMNLTEETKVRLIDQSVVSLNKLTILMNDLLDTSRLEQGHLKIDKKPFTLSELFEECCANFAQQTERKITFEGELHEKIVADNQQIGQVMVNLINNAIKYAPESDIFIKADLLDAKEMIISVRDNGPGIPKEKLSRLFERYYRTDYQGQKFSGLGLGLFICADIIKNHGGSIGVESEVGQGSTFWFTLPV
- a CDS encoding bleomycin resistance protein, translating into MMTAVIPKLPMRNKEITRTFYAKLGFEVSENDFQGYLMLKKDGLEIHFFEFAALIPSENYGQIYIRCTEIDATYESFLKNNIEIHPAGHLKKKHWGQKEFSILDPDNNLITFGQPLQ
- a CDS encoding Crp/Fnr family transcriptional regulator, with amino-acid sequence MLKQLGNFSDAEMHFLDNQLYTRYLDKNEILDESGSISTSLFYIVKGSFYQYYRNEYVEEEIITDLHVEGEWAINLQSLVMQQPAKATLKAFEKSEVRELKLQDLHELIAVSQRFLQFNKLLNAPNLKMDFYNENMSPAEKYNHLLQTKPQLIQTFPLSMIASFLKIRPETLSRVRANITF
- a CDS encoding winged helix-turn-helix transcriptional regulator, giving the protein MYERKIPLTIDCGLHLTREILNGKWKPAILNAISMNIKRPSEIGRTLPDATRRVLSAQLKELEEHGIIEKKIYPQLPPKVEYSLSEIGWSLMPIIDAMNIWGDQNRDFLEKVIAKDPKITKMSKSPCELIRRETSDEK